The DNA segment TGTTGGAAATGCGATTCGAGATCGAAACCGTCCCCGAGGAGGGCCCGTTCGTCCACACGCATCCACACGCCGAGGAGCGCTACGAAGTGCTTTCAGGTGTGCTGGAGGTGTACGTAGACGGCGAATGGACGGAGGTAACGGCCGGTGAGGAACACACCGTCCCTCCGGGCACGGCCCATACGTTCAGGAACGCAACTCCCGTCGAGATCATAAACGTCCACGAGCCCGCGCTACGGCACGAGGCGTTCTTCCGGCGGTTCCATCGGCTCGTCACGGAGCGGGGAGTGTCGTTACCGCCGGAGGGATTCAGCGACGTCCTGCTGTTGGCGATGCTGACGACGGAACACGAGGAGGACATCTACGCGGTGAGCCCACCGCATTGGGTGTTCAAGGTCCTGACCGTCCTCGGACGTGCGTTGGGGTACCGCCTACCTGACTAACCGAAACCGCAGATGCCACCGGTGACATCCAGCAGTGCGATTCGAGACACGCAATGACACGATCATCAGACCATCGAACGGAGAGGCCAGACGCGTCGGACGGTCGACGGATATGCCGACGCAGAACCGTCCTCAGAGCGACCGGACTCGGCGCGACACTCCCGATGTTCGGAGGGACCGTCGTGGCGCGAGGGAGTCCCTCTGAACCGCGGGGCGACCGAGGTGAGACCGGAGATCCCAGCCCGCCGACTATCCACTCCCACTTCGGCTATTCGGGGACGAGTGACGACGAGATTCCGAACCGGTTGGAACCGGACGAGACCGTCGAACTCCACGTCGACGAGGACAAGATCGACGATTCGAAGCTTCCGGCCCTGACGGTCGAGTTCGGCGCGTTCCACTTCGCTCCCGCGGGGCTCCACGTGGAACCCGGGTCGATCGTCGAATTCGATTTCCACACGCCGGAGCACACGGCGACGGCGTACCACCCGGGTCAAGAGCGCCAGCGACGCGTCCCCGACGGCGTTCCGGCGTTCTCATCGACTGTCAACGAGCACCACGGGTTCTGGTTGTATCGCTTCGAGGAAGAAGGCGTATACGACCTGTTCTGTGCCCCGCACGAATGGGGCGGGATGGGCATGCGAATCGTCGTCGGGGACGATCCCGGAGATGTCGTGCGGGGTCCCGGCCGTCCACCGCTTCCGATGACCGCCGCGCTCCTCGGGACGGGACTAGACGGAGATATCGGTCATCCGGAGATGGAACCGCAGAACATCGTCGACAACGGGCCAATCTCCGGTCACGACCTGGATATCGGTCTCGAGGTAACGATAACGGCCCCGAGTTCACCCTGATATCCAGTCCGTTTTGGCTCCCGTTTTCTGTGAACGAGTGGAACCGAGTGAGAGGGGCGGTCCCACTCGGACCGACCGCCGATGATTGACTCCAGATCGAGGATATCGTCCTCCCAGAGCGGGACGTGAAACCCGCACAACTCGTCGAGACAGAGGGCTCCGATGTGCGTCGGCTCTTCTCCGAGCGAAAAGAATATATATATGAATATGATATGAATACGCATGAGCCAGAGCGAGGAACGTAAGGTCGGTGAACGGGGGCAAGTCACCCTCCCGAAAGAACTGAGAGAGAAACTGGGTATCCACGGCGGGGACGAGGTACTGGTTCACGAAGAGGACGGGAAGATCACCATCGAAAAACCGCTGTCTCGTGAGGAACTCGCTGAGGGGTACCGACGACGCGCAGCAGAATCCGAAGATCTCGCGGAGGAGATGGACGGTGTGTCTCGCGAGGCCGACGAGTACCTCGGTGATGTTCCCGAGTGGTAATCGATGGACGTTCGCCGCGGAGACATCGTCATCGTCGAGCTTGACCCGACAGAGGGGTCAGAGCAACGGGGAACACGACCGTGTCTAGTCGTGCAAAACGACGTTGGGAACGAGAACGCGCCGACGACAATCGTCGTCCCGTTCACGACCTCGCGAGGAGACGAACTGTACCCGTTCGAGGTACTCGTCTCGGCTGCCGAGTCTCCGCTCCGAGAGGACTCGGTCGCTCTCTGTAGTCAGATTCGCACGGTGTCCATCGAGCATCGTATTAATACCAGTCTCGGCTCCGTGCCGGCGTCCCGTATGGAGGAAGTGGACGAGGCACTCGAATACAGCCTCGGTCTGAGAGAACTCTAACGGCTCTCCCGCTGTTCCACTTTGTTCAGTTCGATCAGCAGCCGGAAGATCGCCTTCACGAGGTTGGCGTCGACGTCGAAGCGCTCGGCGTTCGCTCCGGCGCGCTCCATCACCCGTTCCTCCTGCCCCTCGTCCGTCGTCGGGAGGTCGCGCTCCTCCTTCACGGCCGCCACGGTGTCCGCGACGTACGTCCGGCGGGCGATCAGTTCGACGATCTCTCGGTCGATGTCCTCGATCTCGTGTCGCAGTTCGTCGAGGCTTCGGTCCTCCGCGTT comes from the Halorubrum depositum genome and includes:
- a CDS encoding cupin domain-containing protein, translated to MTRKSTSTSEGVGGEDSIKTAERGRQDRILDWGGFPGRWEITRSTADTDGELLEMRFEIETVPEEGPFVHTHPHAEERYEVLSGVLEVYVDGEWTEVTAGEEHTVPPGTAHTFRNATPVEIINVHEPALRHEAFFRRFHRLVTERGVSLPPEGFSDVLLLAMLTTEHEEDIYAVSPPHWVFKVLTVLGRALGYRLPD
- a CDS encoding plastocyanin/azurin family copper-binding protein, translated to MFGGTVVARGSPSEPRGDRGETGDPSPPTIHSHFGYSGTSDDEIPNRLEPDETVELHVDEDKIDDSKLPALTVEFGAFHFAPAGLHVEPGSIVEFDFHTPEHTATAYHPGQERQRRVPDGVPAFSSTVNEHHGFWLYRFEEEGVYDLFCAPHEWGGMGMRIVVGDDPGDVVRGPGRPPLPMTAALLGTGLDGDIGHPEMEPQNIVDNGPISGHDLDIGLEVTITAPSSP
- a CDS encoding AbrB/MazE/SpoVT family DNA-binding domain-containing protein translates to MSQSEERKVGERGQVTLPKELREKLGIHGGDEVLVHEEDGKITIEKPLSREELAEGYRRRAAESEDLAEEMDGVSREADEYLGDVPEW
- a CDS encoding type II toxin-antitoxin system PemK/MazF family toxin; its protein translation is MDVRRGDIVIVELDPTEGSEQRGTRPCLVVQNDVGNENAPTTIVVPFTTSRGDELYPFEVLVSAAESPLREDSVALCSQIRTVSIEHRINTSLGSVPASRMEEVDEALEYSLGLREL
- a CDS encoding chorismate mutase; this encodes MSDTPNAEDRSLDELRHEIEDIDREIVELIARRTYVADTVAAVKEERDLPTTDEGQEERVMERAGANAERFDVDANLVKAIFRLLIELNKVEQRESR